Within the Eucalyptus grandis isolate ANBG69807.140 chromosome 1, ASM1654582v1, whole genome shotgun sequence genome, the region gtaCATTTTCGGTAACTTTACCAATTTCAATGTGCAGTATGATGCTGCTATTCTTCATACATCCTTTGCCAGGCTCTTGGGTCCTCCTAAAGCCACTCCCAAGGTAATAAGATAATCTGATGTACTATGCATTCTAAGTTGCTGGCTAATTCACATTTATTGACACTAAATGGGagctaaaaaagagaaaagggaagcagggaaagaaaaggttgaGGCTTCTGTTGCACATGAAGAGTAGTACTGCCATCTCTATGGTACTCGACTAGGTCCATCTTGAGGCCAAAGAGATGGTGACATTTTCTTATTAAGTATCAGTGACATTCATAATGACGCAAATGCATTGAATTCGTGAGCAATGGCTTCAGTTAGACTCTTCCGTAGAATGAAGGAATTTGACACCATTCAAGGCTTTGGAAAGCGCATGTAGATTCTTGTGGGAATATTAAGCTTTTATAGTTACAGTCTGTACTGAGCTCATTTTCATGTCATACTCCTTCAGGACTTGGGTACAAATTCAGAACAGCTACAATTCTTCCATGAGCTAGTTGCTCGACTAAACAAGAAACTTAGAGGATCTGAGGTTCGTTCTTGCTCTTTATTAGGAATTTTAATACTATATCACCGTGATTAAAGTACTGTGTATTTGTTATCTGTTTGGGTGAAATATTGCTTGCAAGTGTCTCATGTGCTTGGTGGCTCTCATGTGGAGAAATGTACTATGAAAGTCACATGAGATAGCCTCAGAAACTGccattcaaaataagaaaagaccCGTGACACCCCTCATGTAATCACTTTTTGCAATCTGCATTTTTTAGAGGAGCATGTGCATGAAGGAAACTGTATTTCTAAGCAAAGGGGCCACTGAGTTCTCTTTGTGATGGAAGAAAATGGGAGACAATTTTGCATGAGACAGACAATTTCCTTTATCTATTCATTCATGACAACACTCTAGGGATATGAAGTAGTTTGTGGATTCACAGTATGAGTGGAGCGAACTTTGCATATCTGGGTAAAAATTTTCCCTGAATTGTCAAAATGAAGTTCTATtgccaaagaaaattttgtacTTGTTTGCATTACATTACAGAACTTGGTACTTTCCTAGCCTCATGTGTTGTGAGATTGAAAttcatgtttatatatattatctacCCATGCACAGATCATTTCCTGTTGCAATTTATGGTTGCAACTTCGTGACCGATGCTGGTGGCAAATTTATTTTACCAATTTGGAGTAAAATTAGATAGCATAAGTTCTTGGGGATGTTGTCCACATCATTATGAATATTGATTCTAAATCGCGTGGGGCAAGTTCTTCTTATGTCAATCAACATTTCGATTATCTCTTCACAGGATCAATTATTTGCTGACAATTTTTTGCATCTCTGTCCCGAGACTGTGCAGGCATTGGTGTCTGAGCTCTGGTATGTTGAGGAATATGATGTCTTGGCTTTAGCAGTGGATGGAAGAATGAAAGTTCGGAGGTTCCAGCTTGGTTGCACCGGAGCCTAGGGTGTTTTATCTGCCACACTTACATGATCGCACCTTTTCTAGAACAGTACAACGCAAGATATGTAACTCTCTGGGTTGAAAGCTCTTGCATATTGATCCGACGAACATTTCTGCGGAATATAGTGAATGGACACTAATATACAGTGACTTGATGTTACCTACTCCCTTGATGGATCATGAGTGCATCTCGCCTTCATCATGAGTCTGTTATAGCCGCCATGAATACAAATGTTTCTTTCCAATTGCGACATCTTCGTTCATCTATCATGATTCTCCCTGCCTTTTTATGCCTTTAAGTTTCCCTTGAGAAAGCGCTGCATGTTTCATAGGTATGTATTGGTTACTTTCCAGGATACCATCATCGTTACCTGAGGCGTGCACTTATATGTGAAGAAAAAAGATCAAGAGAAGATGCTTATTATGCACTTTGTAGTGGATGCTTGAATAGAATGATGCCTTGTCCGTTTTTTCACTCTATAATAATGCATCCATATCTTCTTGATTAATCATACCATGCACTTAGTTATGGTAATCATCATTGCTGTGATTAATTATTGTTTTGGTTCTTAAAATGATGAAGAGACATCAGGTGACACTCATGTCCCCTTACCAATGTTTTTGTATTTAAGTGCTACTTTTATTAGGTGGAAGGGTCAATTTGACCGAAATTCTTAGTTTCCTGCCGTTTCCCTCTGCCATTCTTTGAGTCTACTCCTTTTTGTGTATGGCATCGCCACTCCCTTTGGCAGCATCCACTAATTCGGAACTTTGGCCGCATCCACTAATTCGAAACTTAATTTGAAAGCCATATTTTGACCTAGACTTTTTTGGGATGCTCCTAATAACCAATGAATGgtaagtgctttttttttttttggcgtgaTTGCGCGATTCTTTTGGGCGAGTCAAAAATTGGAATGACACTTCACCTTAACTTGTGTTAGAGATATGTCCTCTTCAAAGTCGCTCAATATCTTGTTAGCAATGAAACCGTCAGATTTTATTAGAACCATTGTTGGGGTTACGCATGGCGGACTATTGAATTATTGACATGcggaaaaattaaattgaatgacTAATTTCAGACACATAGGTAACTAATTAAACAATTTAATTTAACCAATTGTGGTAATTAACACCTAGAAAAAATTGGAATGTTTAATGATAGTTATATAACGCAATGCTTATGCCTATGTTGACATAATTAAGCATGAGAGAGATTTCAAATCGGACTTTGTTATATTATGCTAAAGACTGTCAGCATGGATAAGTATAAGAATGATTATTAAGATGTAAATCTTTGCATGTCCAGCGCATTTATAGGCCAATTTGACCTTCCTAGATGGGAATGGAATAAGGTTTGTCGAGTACTTTACtacagagagaggagagaagaaattgTGGCTGTTCCAGAGGCCAGGCGATCGGACAGCAGTGCTTCTATGGTAATTATTGATCACCTTTGAAGAAATGCATATGATGAAGAGCGTATATCTTTCTATGAAACCAACTGAGTCAGAATGAAGTGAATTATTCAGCCAAAACCAAAATGAATGGAGGATTTATTTTGCTGTGATAAAATAGTATCGCATCTGCAACGTTGTTGAATAAGTATTCTGTTATAAATATCAAGAAGAGGGCTTACAGATGACAATTTTGTAGAAAAGATTGTTAGGACGTCATTCTGAGTGTCTTAGGGTTATAATCTTTGAAATTGTAGTCCTTGTACGAAAAACAAAACTACCAActccaaatatatttatatataactGTAATCGTGTAGCCAATCATGTTTGGTGATTACAAGTGACTTTTGATCCGTAGATAGTTTCTTTTACATATAGCTAAATCGGAATTCAGAGAATGCTCGTTTCCATGGTCACCATGGATCTCTGAGACCTTCGCTATTGGACACAGTTTCTGCCTATGAATTTGTACGCAATCAAGGACAATCGTAATAAGGGTTGCGCTTAAAACTATTAATTACTAATTCAAAGAGAGGAAAGATAATCGAACTCAGCAGGCAAAGGAAGCAAGGCATGAAGGCAACTTTTCCAATTTGCAGCAAGACAGATGCATTAACATACTTGAGACGAAACAAAGACAATACAATCAACACTAATTTGCGATGGGGAATCTACAACTGGTTACACTGCATGGTACTGGTACTCTGCCTTGTGACATGCTTCTGATACTTGAACAAGTCGATGATGGCCTCGAGCTGCTGGGGAGGCGAGGCAAGTGAggcagaaattgattttgatcatGCATGTCTTCCGATAAAACTGCCTTGTGTAAGTCCTATTTCTCGAATGGTTCCACATAATATGATATATTGTGTGTTTACTTTGATTATATGCGAGAGAGTTTGAGCATTGGCCTTTAATATgtcaaattctaattttcttctctctttgttcCAGGCTATTGAATGATAAGTTATTGGAAGGGAAGGTTCCAGAGGACCCTGTTCAATTGGCGTCCATGGAGGATCTATAGAGTAGATTACTCTCATGGAGGATCTAATGAGTAGGTTGTCCTCATTCACTTTTGGTTTTattgaatttcctttttattgaaCTTAGTAGAGACAATGTATTGCAATGCTTCAAAATTTGGTTGAGTTGATATGTTAAAACTAGCCAAAAAAACCCAATAGGAATCTAATTGGGCGATAGACAAGAggtgaagagaggaaagaagggGGAGGGGAACAACATAAACCCGACCTGACCCGACCTGAGTTATTGCTTCAGGTATTATGCTTTTCGGGTTGGTTCAGGTTGGGGTGGAACACACTACCTTATGATTCGGGTCAGGTCGGGTAACGTTAAAGCCCGACTCGACCCGACTCGTTGCTAATCTTTGGTCTCTTTTTGACATTTGGAATCTTGGATGAGTACCCCGCAAACTCACTAGCAACTAGCATTCCGTTTCTTTCTCGCAAAACACAATCTTCAATCTCTCATCGGCCGCACTTCTATAGCTGCCAAACCCGCTTGTCACAAGCGGCGCATGACATTCGCCTTATAAATGGGCCTTTCTCCCAAACGCAATTTTTCCTATcaataaaaaggagaaacaaaTAACCAAAGCAACTATGGCAGTGCCCCGAATTTCGTTAGACTTATTGGTTGAATGGCGTAAGTGGAGCCCcagtttgaagaaaatttcaatGAGTTGAGCGCCTAAACTAAGCCTTTCTAAGGATTGATAAGAGAAATTTAGTTTTGggggagaatattttttaatgcCGAAATGTTTGGATGAatacaaagaagagagagagctctCTTATTTATACATGAAGTCCCCATTAGACTGTTGATCAACTTTATATTTAATGGACGAGATCCCATTTCCCAATCTATTAACTACTAGCATTTATGATGCTCTAGAACTTTAGATAATTACCATATCGCCCGTCCTTGAGAATGTCCTGAAAATTTTAGATGACCTTGGACGGTCTTCTTTGATTGAGCACTGTCCTTTGATCAGGTCACAAGGAACCTTGAAACTGTGACATAAGCCAGGCAATGAAAGTTCAAGAAAACAAATGTCGCAGATTATGGAAATTGTTTTTGTGTTGGAATCACCATCAAAAGggaaagtccaacttggacTCGAAATTGGATACAAGTTTGCTTTGAAATACACGTGAACCAACTTCCTGATTGAAGCATCCAAGtaagatagaaaaaggaaattgccTTTTAGCattagtttgatttattttcttgctcTGTCTATTTTACTAGTTGGTCACTTGCTTTTCATAACAATTACCCAGAACGGACGTGAGATTGACAGGGATAGAAAGAATGGATCTCCAATTATACACCGGATTGCCTTCATATGTCCAGTAACACACTCAGCTTCTTGGTAGCGGAATCATAAGCGAGTTGATCCCGACCGATATAGACAGCTGAGTTTATCCTTCTCGATATTTATCCCCACATGCAAGTTAAATTCTGCTGGACCATAGTCTCAGTTATTATAGCTGTCGAACTCAACATTGATGATCTGATTTTTGAGTGAATCCCCGGTCGTTGAGTTGAGCAATCCCAAATACCCACCAGCCGAGTTTGGTGGAGATGGATGACCCGAAGGTGCAATGAAGAAGGCAACGCCATCACCAAAACTATCGCAATTTGAATTGTCTACAGTGAACGAGAAATGGGACGTGAAGTCTGCAAGTTGTGTGGTGTTCAAGAGTCCCACGGCTGCACTGGCTTCGAGTACACAATTCGGCCGACACGGAAGTGAAGATCGGCGATCTGCGAGGTCGACGACTCCAGGGAAAACCTTGCTGTCCCCTCCATTATATTCGACGCTGGTGTCCTAGTCGAAATGAGGTATGTCGAAAGAGATCGAACAAGAAGACGGAAGGAAGAGAATGGAGAGCATCAAAAGGCAAGAGATGCGTAGATGTTCACTTGACAAAAGCAACCTTTCGTCATTGGCATCTCAAGGGACTTGGTAGGTTTGATCAGTGTGGACATAGGGAATTCCCTGAGAGAAGAAACGAGAGTTCTTGAAGAAAATTCAAGTGGGGTGTGTTGTAATACTATCGCGGAAACACTAATAGAATCCTACAATTAATTCAACATGAAACTACCgtagaaataaatgagaaacatTAAGGACATCATGGATTTATGTGATTCAGTCCGATTGTCGATAACTACTCTACGGTAAGAGTCAACAACAAATAATCCATTAATAATTAAAGAATTAGAGTTACAATCGCTCACACGTTTGAATATATCTCACAACTCTATTAAGCCtagagttttatttatttatttatttatttttatgactGTATTAAGCCTAGAGTTCAAgtgtttacaaataaataactcaattgAATTTAAAACTCACTACACTAATCACTAGGTTCAAGCTCTTCATCCTGCTAAAAAAGCTGTTTCCACACGACTTATGTCAGTCACACACATTCccaacaaatggtatcaaagccgatGATAGATTGGTGGTGCCTCAATCTATTCCGGCGTTTAGTGACTATCTCAAGGAAGGAATATCTCAAGGAAGGAATATGACAACCAACATAATTTTTTAGCAATAGGCCTCGTGGTGTAGCATCACGGGTCAGATGACATACTTCATGGTTCAGTTTATAGAAAAAGACCAGAATGAAAGTTGGTGCAAAAAAGTACATAAATTAAGGGGGCATACCTAACATTAAGTTCACACGTGAGAGAGATTCTTAAGTTACATGTGTGAATTATGTTAGAAAAGTCATacataaaagtataatgtaaAGCGGTTAATATATCCTAAttggttcataattttttagcttaagcttttgagtgaatgtgGATTTAATTGGATATATTGATAGGCTCGGATATGGATATTCTCTTAATGATCTTTCTGGATGCAGATATCGGGTTTATGTTGCCTTCTCCTAATAGGGTGTCAGTTTTGCTTGAGCAAGTATAGCATAGCATCATTATAGCCCGAGCCAAATGTTCAAGAACTTATGGGCAATATAGACTACATTGAATAATGTGATCATTGTCACTTTTATATATACTTAGGTTGCATTTGGTGGGTCAGATAAATTTTTGGATATAATAACTTTTATTCTATTAAGTGTTTAGAGTAATGTGAAATCCAAATTATCCTATCTATCATTTGAATTGATGCAAAATCTAAATATGACTGGATATAGCCAAAATATAGTCAGGATAAAAACATCTCATTAGGAGGTGAGATAGACccaatctgaaaaaaaaaagttaagaaaattattttcagaatattttcaagcttttatttattttctctttcatttggaATGTCACCATCACGTGCTTTTCCCTGTGGTTGGCTATCAATTCCGCACCTGACGGCTGACGACGCCAACTCAAGAGAAAGgaaattaagtttttctttCAAGGCCACTTCAAGTCTTCTCAAGGCCCTGAGAAAACGCTGCCACCAAGTGGGATTCTtaagtttttctctttttatcttttttcgtCAGAGTGGGATTTTTTTAGACTAGAAgacaataaattaaataaaaaagaaataacaaatcattttaaaagcatcattaatattaaatatcatttaaagtaaaaagaatggtttcaacataaattattatcaacaaTGAAAACATATTTCATCGATTAGTcatttcaagcaatataagcaattaacatatttaaaaaaaaatatttttcaagtcattcaTCTTTACGAAACAAAGCGAGCCCTCATtgttaacttttttattccatgtTCTAATTATCTAAGGTTAAATGAAGGTTAGGGTAAATGCACTGGGTCCAAAACACGCCATTGATATGATAATGAGAGGGAGAGGCACCTGCCTCCACAGATGAAAATTGACGATACCTACGCACCCGGCCGACCCTCGTGCTGAGAATTTGACCATTAGCTTCACCTGCCCTTCCCGTCCCTGCCCGTCCCGAGGCTGGTCTTGTACATTAAAGTCGCTTGCGGGAAAGGAATCTCGACTCCTCAACTCCCCCCCACCTCACCTTCCGTTTTGGCTCACTGGctcttcttctcatcttcctctctcctctctgctCGCATATTTAtcacttcttctctctctctctctctctctctctacctcttcGCTCGCGTGCTCTCTTGTCAGTGAACATCCCAGAAAGCCACTGCTTCGTGTAGAGTATATGTAAGTCTTTCGCTctctacatctctctctctctctcatgtaaACTTATGTTGGCTAAGAGTTCGCGGCATCCTTCCATTTCAGCTCTACGAAACCTgcgcttccttttcttttctttgaagttTTTCGGTAAAGTTGGAGAGGGCCGATTTCTCGTTTCGAGATGTAAAACATATTTTCAGAGTCGTGTTTCTCTAACGGGTTAGGTTTTCGCAGCGAGATGGCTGCACAATCAACTTCAAATTGGCATCGGAAGTTAGTTCCAATATGAGGCGTATCATGAGTTCCTCTTGTGCTAATTCTAGCTATAGGAAAAACCATGAAAAATCGAAGATCGAAAATGGAGAATCTAATTCGAGAGCGTTTTTGCTCTAATACCACGTCAAAATAACTTGCGTGGAACTggcttttccttcttttttttgggggggaataaagaaaatttaagcATGTCGAGAAATCATGCATTACATATATATTCTACTATCTATAGATAATTCATGCATCGTAAATTAGCTCCAATCCCTAAAAGAATGGGAAAAGCTCAACATCGCATCTCCTTTGCCTGAAAAGTATGTGTTTCATAATCTGATTTCACTTAATTCCATTGACTTGTCACATAGCATTGACGTAATATGTTGTCGCACAAAATACTTCTCTCCTCCCGcttaaataaaaagacaatTGCTCGGtagagatttttattttttttcaagataaatacaAGTCAAATTTTGCAAAGGTTGTCCCTTTAAAGTaacttttttgccttttcttttttgcaaaaagTGAAAACTGTAAAAGAATATGCTCGAACCGAAACACAGTGGAATCTTGATTGTTGTCCTCTTTAGCAGTCCAATTGGTGCACGTAAGCATAAGTGGACCTCCCCAACACAGATATCACTTAGCAGCAAACTAGTCAAACATGTTTCCaaagaataaaagtaattaaatcGATATTTTAAATGCTATATTTTGGTCTAGAAAATCAAAGTGACAAGCAGATATCACTAAATCCTTCgaaaaaatcactaaaattgCTTGACAATGTTTCATTATTCACCAAAAATGCAGCCTGAGTTAAATTACTTTGGACATAGTAGTATTGTAAAAATGCACTTCCGACCGAGATCTGCTTTGTCCCACTTCATGCAGATCCTAGAGCCCCCTTTTCCCGAATGAGCAGCACTGAACTCTCCATGCAAAGCCCTATCGACACCAAAAGAACAGGCGTTTCCACTTTCTTAGCTCAATGGCCGGTTTACTCCTTAGGCTGGTCCGTTCGCCGTGACAAGGGCTTGCGCCTTGCCGTCGGAAGCTTCCTCGAAGACCATAGCAACAAGGTCGAGTTTGTCCAACTCGACCCCGACGCGTCCAATTTCGCTTCCGACCCCCGCCTAACCTTCGACCACCCTTATGCGCCGACAAACATCATGTTCTTCCCCTCTGAGGACCCCTCATACCCGGACCTAATCGCCACCTCCGGAGACTACCTGAGGGTGTGGGAGATCAGTGAAGACCGGACTGAGCTCAAAGCCCTCCTGAACGGCAACAAGAGCAGCGAGTTCAGCTCGGCCATCACCTCATTCGATTGGGCCAGCTTCGAAGCCCGCCGCATTGCCACTTGCAGCAACGACACCACGTGCACGATCTGGGACGTAGAGAGGGAGGTGGTCGACGCGCAGCTGGTTGCTCACGACAAGGAGGTGTACGACGTCTCATGGGGCGGGTTCAACGTCTTCGCCTCAGTCTCCGGGGATGGCTCTGTCAGGGTTTTCGACTTGAGAGATAAGGAGCGGTCGACCATCATATACGAGAACCCCACCCCGGAGAGCCCGCTGTTGAGACTGGAGTGGAACAAGGCTGACCCGAAGTCGATGGCCACGGTCGGGATCGATAGCAATAAGGTGGTGCTGTTGGACATTAGGTTTCCGACCACGCCTCTCATGGAGCTTAATAGGCACAAGGCCAGCGTGAATGCGATATCATGGGCGCCCCGTATAGGGCGGCAGTTGTGCTCCGTCGGCGATGACTCAAG harbors:
- the LOC104447476 gene encoding WD repeat-containing protein LWD2 is translated as MSSTELSMQSPIDTKRTGVSTFLAQWPVYSLGWSVRRDKGLRLAVGSFLEDHSNKVEFVQLDPDASNFASDPRLTFDHPYAPTNIMFFPSEDPSYPDLIATSGDYLRVWEISEDRTELKALLNGNKSSEFSSAITSFDWASFEARRIATCSNDTTCTIWDVEREVVDAQLVAHDKEVYDVSWGGFNVFASVSGDGSVRVFDLRDKERSTIIYENPTPESPLLRLEWNKADPKSMATVGIDSNKVVLLDIRFPTTPLMELNRHKASVNAISWAPRIGRQLCSVGDDSRVLIWDVGTAGLRPENAGEVEPEMWFGSVAEINNVRWSPVELDWIAITFLNKLQLLRV